The Filimonas lacunae genomic sequence GTTGCAACGTAACGCCTGTAAAAAGCAATTGTGTACAAGTTTTTTCATTCAGTTACCTCGTCTTCGTTAATTGAAAGTACCAAAAAGTATGCAAAACGGGAAAAACAACTCTTTTTCGGTTAAATTTTAATCTCGTTCGCCCAATCCAAAATCCTTATTCCATTGCTTTTCAGGTAGTAAGGCGGATGTAAGATTCAGGATTGAGCAACAAGATATAACTTATTTCAAATATATCAAATCCCTGTAAACTTTTCCCGGGCGTAGTGGATGAAGTAGTTCACGTTTAATGGCTCCCCTGTCACTGCCTTGCACAAAGCTTCACTATCCAGCAATCTTCCACTAGCATGAATATGTTTGCGTAACCAGGCCAGTAACTCAGCCAGCGCATTGGCATCCATATCTGGCTGTTGCAAGGCAGGAATGTCTTTTTGCGCTTTAGTCCAAAACTGTGCAGCGTAAAAACTTCCCATGCTATATGTAGGAAAATAGCCAAAGCTGCCATGACTCCAGTGCACATCCTGCAGGCAACCCGTTCTGTCGTCAGGCACCTTAATGCCCAGGTGCTGCTGATACAGTTCATTCCATCTGGCCGGGATATCCTTCACCGCCAATGTACCTGCTATCAGTTCTTTCTCTACCTGGTAACGGATATATACATGAAAATGGTAAGTGATTTCATCGGCTTCGGTACGTATAAAAGAAGGCTGCACCTTATTAATTCCTTTGTAGAAAGCAGTAACGTCCACCTCCTGCAATTGCTCAGGGAAATAGCTTTTCAGCACCGGCAGGTAATGATTCCAGAAAGCCTGGCTACGACCTACACAGTTTTCCCATAAGCGGCTTTGCGATTCATGAATGCTCAACGAAGCATATTCGCCAGATGGCAAACCATACTCACTATCCGGTAATCCCTGCTCGTATAAAGCATGCCCTGCCTCGTGTATGCAACTCCACGTCATGTTGGCAAAATCCTGCTCATCAATGCGTGTGGTAATACGCACATCCTTTGCACTGAAATTGGTAGTGAAAGGATGTTCCGAAATATCCTGCCGGCCGGCTTCCAGATCAAAGCCCAGCTCTTTTACCAGCCACATGCCCCACTCCCACTGCTTTTCCTTAGGATAAAAACGATGCAGGAAATCGGCATTCAAAGTGGCTTTACTGGCTTGCTGCACTAAAGGAGTGAGTGCAGGAATGATCGTTTGAAAAGTACTATCCAGTTTATCTACTGTAACCGAACGTTCATATTCATAGATAAGCGCATTATAAGGATGCCCTTCGTAACCATATAACTCTGCACTTTCCCGTTTCAAAGCCACCAGTTGTTCCAGGTCTTTTTCAAACAGGCCAAAGTTGTTGGCTTTGCGGGCAGCTATCCAGCTGTTAAAAGCACGGCTAACTGCTTCTGACAGCTTACGCACAAAAGCACCGCTCAGCTTCTTTTGCCGCTGTAAATCTTCATGCGTCAGCGCCACATTCACATGCCTGGCTCTATGTGGATTATCACGTTGTATCAATTCTTCTACCAGCTGTTCAAACTTTGCATCCGTAGCCATCTCGTGCGCTGTTTCACTTAAAGTAGCCAGCTGCCAGGCACGCCTTTCTGCACCTTTGGCAGGCATATATGTTTCCTGATCCCACTGTAACACTGCCGCTGCATAGCGCATATCGGCAATACGCTTCATATGCTCACTATACTGTTCATATAATTCTGCTGTTGACTTCATATATAACCTCCTTACACTTTGTAATCACCTTAGCTGTACAATACCCTTACACTGTATACTCAG encodes the following:
- a CDS encoding carboxypeptidase M32 — its product is MKSTAELYEQYSEHMKRIADMRYAAAVLQWDQETYMPAKGAERRAWQLATLSETAHEMATDAKFEQLVEELIQRDNPHRARHVNVALTHEDLQRQKKLSGAFVRKLSEAVSRAFNSWIAARKANNFGLFEKDLEQLVALKRESAELYGYEGHPYNALIYEYERSVTVDKLDSTFQTIIPALTPLVQQASKATLNADFLHRFYPKEKQWEWGMWLVKELGFDLEAGRQDISEHPFTTNFSAKDVRITTRIDEQDFANMTWSCIHEAGHALYEQGLPDSEYGLPSGEYASLSIHESQSRLWENCVGRSQAFWNHYLPVLKSYFPEQLQEVDVTAFYKGINKVQPSFIRTEADEITYHFHVYIRYQVEKELIAGTLAVKDIPARWNELYQQHLGIKVPDDRTGCLQDVHWSHGSFGYFPTYSMGSFYAAQFWTKAQKDIPALQQPDMDANALAELLAWLRKHIHASGRLLDSEALCKAVTGEPLNVNYFIHYAREKFTGI